One segment of Calditrichota bacterium DNA contains the following:
- a CDS encoding DUF1460 domain-containing protein, which translates to MNNSWLVQDLTAELVGDRAVPVASVIDRARFFRRFGIGQEIPPQELSWSYIPYELLPEFIDRLQPGDFVNIVRGNQDGLYVGHVGLITRSEDGTVNLLHSTHPRVVEEPLMGLYRDAPKLRATREKENQRIAARNRKIQEHNERVRRTGKGKEKPLLPLKPYFYGFRFYRLRTDALDELRRLDGPEAPRVQFVPHASL; encoded by the coding sequence GTGAACAACTCCTGGCTAGTGCAAGACCTCACCGCTGAGCTGGTGGGAGACCGTGCGGTGCCCGTGGCCTCAGTGATCGACCGCGCGCGCTTCTTTCGGCGGTTCGGCATCGGCCAGGAGATACCGCCCCAGGAGCTCAGCTGGTCCTACATTCCCTATGAGCTTCTGCCCGAATTCATCGACCGGCTTCAGCCTGGTGACTTTGTCAACATTGTGCGCGGCAACCAGGATGGCCTCTACGTGGGGCATGTGGGGCTCATCACCCGCAGCGAAGACGGCACGGTCAATCTGCTGCACTCCACGCATCCGCGGGTGGTAGAGGAGCCTCTCATGGGGTTGTACAGGGACGCGCCGAAATTGCGCGCCACCAGGGAGAAGGAGAACCAGCGCATTGCGGCCCGCAACCGCAAGATCCAGGAGCACAACGAGCGCGTTCGGCGGACCGGCAAAGGAAAGGAGAAGCCGCTCCTTCCTCTCAAGCCCTACTTCTACGGCTTTCGCTTTTATCGTCTCAGGACAGATGCGCTTGACGAGTTGCGCCGCCTGGACGGTCCAGAGGCCCCGCGCGTGCAGTTTGTGCCACATGCAAGCCTTTGA
- a CDS encoding DUF1460 domain-containing protein yields the protein MGRVYVLAVVAGILMLLGLAGCAALLPARKPALSNQELEVAARLGMSAEQLLRMQRTPLYRFSEREVDLYLRYLREVEPDLRLRVQHLARKMVGQPYQIFLLGEFPFEIYDPDPLFSLRKSDCLVFAEHMYAMALAHDWPSFMALLQRIRYKDGRIGMLTRNHYTEADW from the coding sequence ATGGGGCGAGTGTATGTTTTGGCAGTTGTGGCGGGTATTCTCATGCTATTGGGGCTCGCCGGTTGTGCTGCCTTGCTGCCTGCAAGGAAGCCCGCGCTCAGCAACCAGGAGTTGGAGGTGGCCGCACGTCTGGGCATGAGCGCCGAGCAGTTGCTCCGCATGCAAAGGACGCCTCTCTATCGCTTCTCCGAGCGGGAAGTTGACCTCTACCTTCGCTACCTGCGCGAGGTGGAGCCAGACCTGCGCCTTCGCGTGCAGCACTTGGCACGGAAGATGGTTGGCCAGCCCTACCAGATTTTCCTTCTGGGCGAGTTCCCTTTTGAGATCTACGATCCTGATCCGCTTTTTAGCCTGCGCAAGAGCGACTGCCTTGTTTTCGCCGAGCACATGTACGCCATGGCCCTGGCCCACGACTGGCCGAGCTTCATGGCGCTCCTGCAGCGGATCCGCTACAAGGACGGCCGCATCGGTATGCTCACCAGAAATCACTACACCGAAGCCGACTGGTAG
- a CDS encoding family 10 glycosylhydrolase, with amino-acid sequence MKRLCSLLLSMILAQNLLAGGNREFRATWVITWEHISPSLTAEQNKANVRAILDRHKAANMNAVLWQCRQSGTAYYNSSFEPWGYYAGYQHPGYDPLAYAIEEAHKRGMELHAWFNVFQVSSTYPGAPAVLHPEWICRDRDGNPMTSNIAFSPGLEAVRAYTIAVAMEIVRKYDIDGLHLDYVRWNEYSNSKLSKKLAKMAEQQQLLDGMIPLEQLQDLQENAAGRYLFDIEHPYSAGVPAGFASWEDWWRWSVTEFVRVLHDSIQAVKPWVRLSPAALGKYNWSSWQGYGTVYQDAALWFNEGYVEQLTPMHYHWLTPDGFYAMLVGPSESWGPWIQKGIAEGRLFTVGPGSYQFADEKVWYRHPAVVEICRTVPWVDGFQFFSYGSWQAYQYWDEAGQTFFERKTKVRSGWSPHADPPEAPSIAIRKLDSLRYELTVTPPPSLSTPHRYAIYRSEDDVIDLEQDRIVDIHFGTTPYTVVEEFLGTQDYNGAYRYAATVLDRYWNESAPSNVVVTDPIPSFAPVVVATSPAEGDTVPVNAAISFTFSKTMDKSSVEAALSLDPPIEVARSTWLDGKVLQVLPARLQFATPYTVTVGASATDINGRHLDGNGDGVEGDPFVLRFTTRQIDDVGPRILVTYPAFPVGQPMDVDDVITLVFDELIKPESMTDTTVSVTSAAGAANVEALATATADRSLVCVRAWEPLTPDTEYAVHVRNTIQDTTGNQMEEDFSWGFRTSVAHYVESRMIDDFSAAGNWEQPSYSGSTSGIVVANSTFGINSAVYLPASATRPVSKRSAFLTYEWMETPPPQGYLLREYLKTGPPRDVVFDTTYTLQVYLYGDASGNKFRFCLDEGTGTDWPYHEVSNWVTIDWYGWRLVEWCLSDPGSVGSWIGDGIMNGKAYRIDSFQLTRGESGAIKGRLFFDNLRIVKKSTEPLSVEPNGSGVPLAFMLHPAYPNPFNPVATIPFDIASTGGVRLVVYDMLGREVATLVDQTLAPGRYRVQFDARGLPSGTYFCRLVSHGQAMTRKLVLAR; translated from the coding sequence ATGAAACGGCTGTGTAGTTTGCTGTTGAGTATGATCCTCGCCCAGAACCTACTCGCCGGTGGCAATAGGGAATTCCGTGCCACCTGGGTGATTACCTGGGAGCACATCAGTCCGTCGCTCACTGCTGAGCAGAACAAGGCAAACGTGCGGGCCATCCTGGACCGGCACAAGGCGGCAAACATGAATGCGGTCTTGTGGCAATGTCGGCAAAGCGGGACGGCCTACTACAACTCCTCGTTCGAGCCATGGGGCTACTACGCCGGCTACCAGCATCCCGGCTACGATCCTTTGGCCTATGCCATCGAAGAGGCGCACAAGCGGGGCATGGAGTTGCATGCCTGGTTCAACGTGTTTCAGGTCTCCTCCACCTATCCCGGTGCCCCGGCGGTCCTCCACCCGGAGTGGATTTGTCGCGATCGGGACGGCAACCCCATGACCAGCAATATTGCCTTTTCCCCGGGTCTGGAGGCTGTGCGGGCGTACACCATTGCCGTGGCGATGGAAATCGTCCGCAAGTACGATATCGATGGCCTGCACCTTGACTACGTGCGCTGGAACGAGTACAGCAACTCCAAGCTCTCCAAGAAGCTGGCCAAGATGGCCGAGCAACAACAGTTGCTGGACGGCATGATCCCGCTGGAGCAACTCCAGGACCTGCAAGAGAACGCCGCCGGCCGCTACCTCTTCGACATTGAACACCCGTACAGTGCCGGCGTGCCTGCTGGCTTTGCCTCATGGGAGGACTGGTGGCGGTGGTCGGTGACTGAATTCGTGCGGGTGTTGCACGACTCCATCCAAGCGGTAAAGCCGTGGGTCAGACTGTCGCCGGCAGCATTGGGCAAGTACAACTGGTCCAGCTGGCAGGGCTACGGAACCGTATACCAGGATGCGGCGCTTTGGTTCAATGAAGGCTATGTGGAGCAGCTCACCCCCATGCACTACCACTGGCTCACGCCTGACGGGTTCTACGCCATGCTTGTGGGCCCGAGCGAGTCCTGGGGGCCCTGGATCCAGAAAGGCATTGCCGAGGGGCGACTGTTCACTGTCGGGCCGGGGTCGTACCAATTCGCCGACGAAAAGGTGTGGTACCGTCATCCTGCGGTCGTGGAGATTTGCCGTACCGTCCCGTGGGTGGACGGGTTCCAATTCTTCAGCTACGGCAGCTGGCAGGCCTACCAGTACTGGGACGAAGCCGGGCAAACCTTTTTCGAGCGCAAGACCAAGGTGCGCTCCGGCTGGTCCCCGCACGCCGATCCGCCCGAGGCCCCGAGCATCGCCATCCGCAAATTAGATTCGCTGCGCTACGAGCTGACGGTTACCCCGCCGCCATCGCTCAGTACACCGCACCGCTATGCCATCTACCGCTCCGAGGACGACGTCATCGACCTTGAGCAGGACCGCATCGTGGATATTCATTTCGGCACGACGCCATACACCGTGGTGGAAGAGTTCCTGGGCACGCAGGACTACAATGGCGCGTATCGCTACGCGGCAACAGTGCTGGATCGCTACTGGAACGAGTCTGCGCCGTCCAACGTGGTGGTCACCGATCCAATCCCTTCTTTTGCACCGGTTGTGGTAGCTACTAGCCCGGCGGAAGGTGACACGGTCCCGGTGAACGCTGCGATCTCTTTCACCTTTTCCAAAACAATGGACAAGAGCAGTGTTGAGGCAGCGCTTAGTCTTGACCCACCCATTGAAGTGGCGAGGAGCACCTGGCTTGATGGGAAGGTGCTGCAGGTTTTGCCCGCGCGCCTGCAGTTTGCTACTCCGTACACTGTGACGGTGGGAGCCAGCGCTACGGACATCAACGGTCGCCACTTGGACGGTAATGGCGATGGGGTGGAAGGGGATCCATTCGTCCTGCGCTTTACCACGCGCCAGATTGATGATGTCGGGCCGCGCATCCTGGTGACGTATCCTGCGTTCCCAGTCGGCCAGCCCATGGACGTGGATGACGTGATTACGCTGGTATTCGATGAGCTCATCAAGCCGGAAAGCATGACGGATACGACTGTCAGTGTCACGAGTGCTGCTGGGGCGGCCAATGTCGAGGCTCTGGCTACGGCAACGGCCGACCGCTCCCTGGTCTGCGTTAGGGCATGGGAGCCCCTCACGCCGGACACCGAGTACGCGGTACACGTGCGCAACACGATTCAGGACACAACCGGCAACCAGATGGAAGAGGACTTTAGCTGGGGCTTTCGTACTTCGGTGGCGCATTATGTGGAGAGCCGCATGATCGACGACTTTTCCGCTGCGGGCAACTGGGAGCAGCCCAGCTACAGCGGCTCCACCTCCGGAATCGTCGTGGCTAACTCGACCTTTGGCATCAACAGCGCCGTGTACCTGCCCGCTTCGGCCACGCGGCCGGTATCAAAGCGCTCGGCTTTCCTGACGTACGAATGGATGGAGACACCGCCGCCACAAGGTTATCTCCTGCGGGAGTACCTGAAGACCGGACCGCCGCGCGACGTGGTGTTCGATACCACTTACACGCTCCAAGTCTATCTCTACGGCGATGCGAGCGGCAACAAGTTTCGTTTCTGCCTGGATGAAGGGACGGGCACCGATTGGCCTTATCACGAGGTCTCCAACTGGGTGACCATCGACTGGTACGGCTGGCGCTTGGTAGAATGGTGCCTGAGCGACCCCGGGAGTGTGGGTAGTTGGATCGGTGACGGCATCATGAACGGCAAGGCGTACCGCATCGATAGCTTCCAGCTAACGCGGGGCGAGTCCGGGGCCATCAAGGGGCGGCTTTTCTTCGATAACTTGCGCATAGTGAAAAAGTCAACGGAGCCGCTGAGTGTGGAACCGAATGGCAGTGGGGTGCCGCTTGCCTTCATGCTGCATCCGGCATACCCGAATCCGTTCAACCCCGTGGCGACCATCCCGTTCGACATTGCCAGCACCGGCGGCGTCCGACTGGTGGTGTACGACATGCTGGGCCGGGAAGTGGCGACCCTAGTGGACCAGACGTTGGCCCCAGGCCGCTATCGGGTGCAGTTCGATGCTCGCGGGCTGCCGTCCGGCACGTACTTTTGTCGCCTCGTGTCCCACGGTCAGGCGATGACCAGGAAGTTGGTTCTGGCCCGATGA